The following is a genomic window from Candidatus Hydrogenedentota bacterium.
AATGGACATTTCGGGAGAAGGCGAAGGGGAAGGCGAGTGCCCGCCGCCCAGCGAAGGCGAAGGGGAAGGCGAAGGGGAAGGCGAAGGGGAAGGCGAAGGCGAAGGCGAAGGCGAGGGCGAGGGCGAGGGCGAAGGCGAGGGCGAAGGCGAGGGCGAAGGCGAGGGCGAGGGCGAGGGCGAAGGCGAGAATCCCTGTATCGATGAGTGGCACACAGCCGACCAATCGCAGGACAACATCATCGAATTAACGGAATTGCTCCGCGTGATCCAGTTCTACAATTCCGGTGGCTTCCATTGCGCGGACGACCCCGGCAACACGGAAGACGGCTACGTGCCCGGGCCTGGCGCGAACACCGGCTGCTGCCCCCATGACAGCGACTATGCGCCTTCCGGCCCGAACTGGCAGATCACGCTGACCGAACTGCTGCGTCTTATCCAGTTCTACAACTCCGGCGGCTATCATTATTGCCCCGCCGACGGCACCGAAGACGGCTTGTGCCCCGGCCAGGCTGCAGCTTGATTACGAATGCAGGCGCCGGTGGCGGCGGCGCCGCTTCTATGGCCGGGCGAGGACGCCGTAGAGGTCGGGGCGGCGGTCGCGGAGGTGGTTATCGTCCGTGGCGGCGCTGAGCTCGAGGTCGCAGACGAGGATGCCGGGCCGGCCGCCTGTGCGCCGGGCGAGCACTTTCCCGCCGGGACCGGCGACGAGGCTCTCTTCCGGGTGCGTGAACGCGATGAAACACTGGTTTTCGAAGGCGCGCGTCCGCATCATGGCCTCGTTGAACTCTCCATGGAACCCGTAGGTCGGGTTGAAGATGAGCCGCGCTCCTTGCAGACGCAGCACGCGCGCGGTTTCGGGCCAGCGCCGGTCCGCGCAGATCATGGTCCCGAGCGGGCCCCACGGCGACGGCCACACGGGCAGCGCCATGCCGGCCGCGTATTGCAGGTCGTGGGTTTGCAGATGGGTCTTGTGATACACGCCGACAAGGCGGCCGCCGGCGTCCCACAGGCCCGCCGCGTTGTAGATGGCGCCGTCTTCGAGCGACGTGAAACCGAAGCAGATGTACATGCGGCGGCTGCGCGCTTCTTCGGCCACGCGCCGCAGGTAGGGGCTTGCGTCGAGGTCCTGCGCAACGCCGCGCAGCCGTTCGGGCGTGGACGCCTTGTCCGGCGCGGCGTAGCCATCGAGCCAGCATTCGGGGGTAACAAAGATATCGGCGTGTTTCACTGAGGCCTTGTCGAGCATCTTCAGGAACGTCTCGAAATTCGCGTCCAGCGCCCATTTTTCGGGCACGCCGCGCAGAAGCGCGATGCGGGCTTTGTCGCGTGTTGCCGGCGTTTCAGCAGCCGTCAGCGCGTAGACGCGCGCCGCGCGCATGTGGAATCGGACACGGCATTCCGTGCCCGGCGTCACGCCGGCCCAAGGCAGAGCAAGCGCAGCGCCTTCCCGGTCCTCGAAGCGGACCGGCGCGGCATCGGCCACGGCAGTGCCCGCGGCGTCCAGCAATTGCGCTTCGAGCCACCCGCCGCGCGCGTCGGCATCGAGGACAAGTCCGTTCTCGGGCCACGGGAAGACCGGCGTCGTGAATGCGCCGCTTTCGCGCGCGACAACGGCGGTCAACCGGTTTGGCGCATAAGCCACGGTCTGCATGCCGCCGTCCTTCCATATGGCGAAATGCAACCGGCCCTGATACGGGAAGGGGTCCGCATAGCTCCAGAAGCCGAGGTCCGTATTGCGGAAGGGCCGCTGCCAGGTCCGCGCGTCGCGGCTGACGGTCAATTCGTATTCGAGCAACGCGCTGTGCTTGTTGGGCAGGTTCGGATCCGCGTAGTACTTCATCACGAGGCCCAGGTACGCGCCGCCATGCGGAAAGGCCTTCATCAGGTAGAACTCGGTCTCGGGCCGGTCCTCAGCATCGGGTCGCAGCAGCGGCATTTGCGCGGTCCACGTGCGCAAGTCGGGCGATTCGCGCAGCGCCTGCACGCGGCGCTTCTTGTCCAGGTTGTCCGGATACGGTTTTTCCGGCCAGTCCTCGAGCATCGTCTGATAGAGCAGATAGCCGCCATCCTTCGGCAGCAGCGTGAACGCGTCGTTGTGCTCCGTGAACACCGCGCCGCCGGGGTCCTTCTCCCACGCGCGCCCGTCGCTCGAGGATGTCAGCATTGCGCCCGCCTCGCCCTCGGCCGCGGGCTGGTCCCAGTACAACATGCGGAACCCGGGTTCCGCGCGCACGATCTGGAACACGTTGAAGCCGCCCCACGTAGGCTTGTGCAACGAGCGGCGCAAGCAGACGTTGTTTGGCCCGCCCCACGCGGGTGCGCCCGCCTGCAGTTCCGGCAACAACCATTGGCCGCCGCGCAACTCGCCCAGGCAGAGTGTGCGCTGATCGCTGTACTCCTTCTCGCCGCTGTTGACACGCTGGTACCAGAGGAGGACGCCGTCCCCCTCAGCGTGCGCCGCCACGGGCGCGTACCAGAGCTTGGGCCGGTCCGGGTCTTTCGCAAAAAGTGCAATGCCCGGCTCGGGCAATTGCGCTTCGAGCGTCACGTTCTGCGCGTCTTCCAAATCCTCCGGAAACAGGAACACGACGGGGGATGGCCCCGAAGCAAGACACGCGAGGAGACCGACGAGGCTGCACAGCATAGGCTGGTCCTTTACGCCCCACGGATGGGTATCGGCGGATTCGTCTTCCACTTGCCGCCGGTGAAATCGGGGAACTCCTGCGGCGCGCCGTGCGCCGCCGCGCTCGCGCCCGACAACGGGAAGATGGCGCTCCACGTCGCGGCATCGTACACGTCCTGCGGCGTCTGGGTGCGCGCGCGCACGGCCTTGATGAACTCGTAGAGCGTGATGTAATCCGCGCCGCCGTGCCCGCCGCTCTCGAGCGCCGCTTCCTTGAGCTGCGCCCACAGCGGATGCGCGTACTTTTCGAGGTACGGCGCGAACGATTCGTACTCGTGCGCGGCCGGCGAAACACCTTCCAGGTAGATTTGCCCGCCGCAATGGCCCATGTGAATGCCCTTCGTGCCTTGCAGCCGGAAAATGAGGTCGTATGGGCGCGGCGCGTTCACGTCATAATAGAGCGTGACGGTGACCCCGTTTTCGGTTTCTAGCAAGCTTGTATTGATGTCGCCGAGCGCATAGGAGCGTTCCGCCAGCGGATGCCCGGCGCCAAACTGCGCCCCGGCCTGCATCCGCATGCCGCGCGATTTCGTGCTCAGGCTCACGAGCCGCGTGAAGCGGTCGCCTCGATTGATGTTGCACCACTGCGCCACGGGCCCAATCGGGTGCGTGGGATAGAGATTGCCGTTCATCTCGGCTGCGAAACGGCCCCGCCACGTCAATTCGCCCGACGCGGTGAAATGCAGCGCACGGCAATCGTGCTGGTAACCCGCCTGCGCATGCAGGAGTTCGCCGAAGACGCCCTCGCGCACCATGCGCAGCAAGGCGAGGGCGTTTTCGAAATAGCACACGTTCTCGAGCATCATGCAGGGAACGCCGCTCTCCTCATGCGCGCGCACCAGCTCCCGGCACTCGTCCAGCGTGACCGCCGCGGGCACCTCCGTACCCGCGTACTTGCCCGAACGCATCGCCGCGACGGACACGGGCGTGTGCCATTCCCACGACGTCGCGCAGATGACCGCGTCGAGGTCGTCACGCG
Proteins encoded in this region:
- a CDS encoding carbon-nitrogen hydrolase family protein, which produces MLCSLVGLLACLASGPSPVVFLFPEDLEDAQNVTLEAQLPEPGIALFAKDPDRPKLWYAPVAAHAEGDGVLLWYQRVNSGEKEYSDQRTLCLGELRGGQWLLPELQAGAPAWGGPNNVCLRRSLHKPTWGGFNVFQIVRAEPGFRMLYWDQPAAEGEAGAMLTSSSDGRAWEKDPGGAVFTEHNDAFTLLPKDGGYLLYQTMLEDWPEKPYPDNLDKKRRVQALRESPDLRTWTAQMPLLRPDAEDRPETEFYLMKAFPHGGAYLGLVMKYYADPNLPNKHSALLEYELTVSRDARTWQRPFRNTDLGFWSYADPFPYQGRLHFAIWKDGGMQTVAYAPNRLTAVVARESGAFTTPVFPWPENGLVLDADARGGWLEAQLLDAAGTAVADAAPVRFEDREGAALALPWAGVTPGTECRVRFHMRAARVYALTAAETPATRDKARIALLRGVPEKWALDANFETFLKMLDKASVKHADIFVTPECWLDGYAAPDKASTPERLRGVAQDLDASPYLRRVAEEARSRRMYICFGFTSLEDGAIYNAAGLWDAGGRLVGVYHKTHLQTHDLQYAAGMALPVWPSPWGPLGTMICADRRWPETARVLRLQGARLIFNPTYGFHGEFNEAMMRTRAFENQCFIAFTHPEESLVAGPGGKVLARRTGGRPGILVCDLELSAATDDNHLRDRRPDLYGVLARP
- a CDS encoding Gfo/Idh/MocA family oxidoreductase is translated as MRTENRVSRRDFMQLGAVAGATLALGGATGAQEPLTRPVRVGVVGVGNRGAYLTQTLLQFPDVVVAAVCDIVADRASRAQDIVEKACGARPDAYTNGDRDWERLVARDDLDAVICATSWEWHTPVSVAAMRSGKYAGTEVPAAVTLDECRELVRAHEESGVPCMMLENVCYFENALALLRMVREGVFGELLHAQAGYQHDCRALHFTASGELTWRGRFAAEMNGNLYPTHPIGPVAQWCNINRGDRFTRLVSLSTKSRGMRMQAGAQFGAGHPLAERSYALGDINTSLLETENGVTVTLYYDVNAPRPYDLIFRLQGTKGIHMGHCGGQIYLEGVSPAAHEYESFAPYLEKYAHPLWAQLKEAALESGGHGGADYITLYEFIKAVRARTQTPQDVYDAATWSAIFPLSGASAAAHGAPQEFPDFTGGKWKTNPPIPIRGA